CCGTCCTCCAGGCCGAAGTGGTTGTCGGGCAGTTCCCGGGCGGGGCCGGTGGCCGTGGAGTGGGCCAGACGTGCGTAGAGCGGGTTGTCGGGGGCGACCTCGTCGGCGGGCTGGTCGTCGCTGCCGTGGTTGTGCAGTCGTACGACACCGTCGGCCGCCGTCGCCTGCACGAGCCAGCCCGGGCCCGCCAACTCCCGTAGGGCATCGGTGCGTTCGGCGGGTGCGGGCTCCTCGCGGTCGGTCCACACCGGGTGCTCGGGCGGCAGCAGCAGGCCGAGGAAGCCGCTGGCCGACCAGTACGGCGAGGCCGGTCCCGAGTAGGTCTGGACGAGCGGTGGGTAGGGGCCGTGCCAGCCCAGGGTGAGCAGGCCCTCGGGGTCCGTCGCGCCGCGGTCGAGGAAGTAGCGCAGGGCTCCGGAGGCCAGCCGCCGGGTGGTGCCGGGGGAGAGCGGAGTGCGGCCGGTCAGGGCGCCGGTCCACAGGGGCGCCGCGGCGGCGAACCGGTAGATCAGCGAGCGGCCCTGGTGCATCGGTGCGCCGTCGGCGCCGAAGGTCAGGGCGTAGCCGTCGAGATGGGCGGCGAGGCGGTCGCCGTAGCGGGCGAGCAGGGCGGTGTCACCGGCCAGGTGGGCGTGCAGCATCGGGTAGAAGTGCATGGCCCAGCCGTTGTAGTGGTCGAAGGCGTGGGGGCGGCCGTCGGTGTACCAGCCGTCGCCGCGGTACCACTGGTCGATCTTGGCGAGTCCCCGTTCCACGGCCGCGCGGGCGGCGGTGGTCTCGATCCCGGCCTCGGCCAGGAAGCCCCCGACGGTGAGCGGGAACAGCCACCAGTTGTTGTCGTTGGGCGCCCGGTGCAGCGCTTGGGCGAGCCAAGCGCCCGCGCGTTCGCGTACGCCGTCGTCGAGCCGGTCCCACAGCCAGGGGCGGGTCAGCCGCAGGGCGGCCGCGATCGAGGCGGACTCGACCATGGCCTGGCCGCGGTCGGTGATGCGGCACCAGGAGGAGAGGTCGCCGTCGGCCAGGTCCCGCTCCTCGCTCGGGGCCCGCGTTCCGGCGTCGAGCCCCGCGGCGTACCGCTCCAGGAGATTGCCCGGATCCGCGCCGCCCGCCCCGGCCACGCGCAGGGCGGCGAGCAGGAACGTACGGGCGTAACCCTCCAGGCCGTCCGAGCGGTTGCCGGACCAACTCGGGCGCGCGTTCGGCAGGTTGATCAGGGCGTGGCCGGGCCCCGCGTAGGGCTGGACCGCGGTGAGCAGGGCGTCGGCGGCCGATTCCCAGTGGGATCGGGTCCAGCCGGTGTACGGGCTGAGCGCACGGTCCTCGGGCGGGAGCTGCATGACGGCAATCCTTCGGCGGAATGGCCCCGGCCGCGGGCGCGGGGGACGGGAATCGGAACAAGTCAGAAGAAAACGGGAGTACTCGTCAGAACGCGCGAGAACTCGGGGGAAGGCAGAGGAACTCGTGGAGTACGAGCGGCGGCGCGGGAGCCGCGGCCGCTCGGTGCGGGTGAGCGAGTGAGCATGCGATCGAACGATCAGATCGAGCTGACGCTATCAGGCTCCTGTCTGGCTGATAAGTGCGGAACTCCGGGCTTTTTGGCCGTCAGAGCGTCTCCGGTGGGGTCTCGGTGGCCTTGTTCGCCCTCCTTCCGTCTGATCAATTCAGATCATG
This is a stretch of genomic DNA from Streptomyces sp. NA04227. It encodes these proteins:
- a CDS encoding DUF2264 domain-containing protein, giving the protein MQLPPEDRALSPYTGWTRSHWESAADALLTAVQPYAGPGHALINLPNARPSWSGNRSDGLEGYARTFLLAALRVAGAGGADPGNLLERYAAGLDAGTRAPSEERDLADGDLSSWCRITDRGQAMVESASIAAALRLTRPWLWDRLDDGVRERAGAWLAQALHRAPNDNNWWLFPLTVGGFLAEAGIETTAARAAVERGLAKIDQWYRGDGWYTDGRPHAFDHYNGWAMHFYPMLHAHLAGDTALLARYGDRLAAHLDGYALTFGADGAPMHQGRSLIYRFAAAAPLWTGALTGRTPLSPGTTRRLASGALRYFLDRGATDPEGLLTLGWHGPYPPLVQTYSGPASPYWSASGFLGLLLPPEHPVWTDREEPAPAERTDALRELAGPGWLVQATAADGVVRLHNHGSDDQPADEVAPDNPLYARLAHSTATGPARELPDNHFGLEDGGEYSERGRITPLGTGPGWAASTHRPRLRGQEVPGVRVTSLTLAHGADELRIHLLSGATPGTRIVHGGWALAGRRVEGTVLGTAVSAWTVEGAGMESPGAEGGLRTEARGLRGFTSADLEHSARGNAFGPAVSVPVLRGSAEAQSALFACALRLMGPSRALGTGGPEVGAEERATHPVAATDPGVSRVVEALAPFPDVEFEPSAPEARQGQDSSVTQGWTVSVRWPDGSRHRARLSSGAVDVEAVPAD